A genomic region of Trichothermofontia sichuanensis B231 contains the following coding sequences:
- a CDS encoding response regulator — protein MNLIADGFRTSIVIIAKAVDACSDLLAILGELGHTVYTIAPPTAIAQTQDLHPNLILLDFKSLGEEGYALCQALRSVPATATLPVIALSDSLSTIDRERLFRAGAQDYWLAPFLAAEVRSRLTFCLRYRHLAHQLETQSQQLQQEVREHQTTETTIERQLHHTLLLKQITQEIRQSLDIDQIFQTAVVQIGQALQVNRCIIHAYSAHLFPPIMPVAEYREPDIPSAMGWSIPLRDNPYVEVVLARDHAIASPTVATDPLLLPVASIYQPMAIKSLLTVRTSYKGEANGLISVHQCDRERHWSAAEVELLEAVAAQVGIAIAQAQLLEQEKRQRLELDQQNLQLQQEIRERQRMDAILKGHNHILELIAQGVPLAEVFTALAQFIECWSDGALCSFHLYDADQGQLVGGIAPSLPSAFTQAIATLPIGPTATASGAAAYYKRSITTQNIATDPIWADWCELALSQGIQACWAMPLLSTDADILGTFALYYRRPHTPSTRDQALIPRVAYLAKVAIERHRSEQTYREIFEASYDGFIVYDIETGAILDVNQRVCELYGFSREALLQLRWQDLNRGLTADDQAELLAWVRQVPAGEIRTFECQSQRADGDRFWSEVILKAAIIGGKKRLLSIERDISDRKRTETDLQQAKEAAEAANRAKSTFLANMSHELRTPLNAILGFAQLLAYDPGLNPEQKEELMIISRSGEHLLELINDILDLSKIEAGRLTLNENCFHLPRFLDGLEKMMQLKAESKGLRFAFDLAPDLPTIVQIDEGKLRQVLINLLGNAIKFTEQGEVILRVWVEAETPSRRATAPDSHCAPTPQTAHRPDPDPDLPSPIAYYLAFEIEDTGPGIAASELDSLFNAFVQTEAGRKSQQGSGLGLAISRQFVQLMGGEMAVQSRLGQGSCFYFYIPVVVNEATTVSEVIENAQDSRVQRSPITLVANQTHYRLLVVDDHWESRKLLVKLLTDLGFEVREAVNGEEAIERWQQWQPHLIWMDVRMPDMSGYEVTRRIRHQEQRQMTRYPVAVYPMGDQFPTAPINPSAVLASDRAASPPENRPLAPPTPTKIIALTASAFADEHNQALAAGCDDLLRKPFSRAKVLEKLSQHLGVQFQAPAVPALPNGTAPPTPNQGAVSPIGTVAAIEGLRTMPSAWIESLHQAARQVNAKKITKLIESMPSEHTALAQTLKEMVDNFRFDQIVDLTNTALPYGKSSS, from the coding sequence ATGAACCTAATTGCGGATGGTTTTAGAACCTCAATCGTTATCATTGCAAAAGCAGTGGATGCCTGCTCTGACCTGCTGGCAATTTTAGGTGAGCTAGGACACACCGTATACACGATCGCCCCCCCGACCGCGATCGCCCAAACCCAGGATCTGCATCCCAACCTGATCTTGCTCGATTTCAAGAGCCTGGGGGAAGAGGGGTATGCCCTGTGTCAAGCATTAAGATCCGTGCCAGCAACCGCCACTCTGCCCGTGATTGCCCTCAGTGATTCCCTAAGCACTATTGACAGGGAGCGCCTCTTTAGAGCGGGTGCCCAGGACTATTGGTTGGCCCCTTTCCTGGCGGCGGAAGTGCGATCGCGCCTAACGTTTTGTCTCCGTTACCGCCACCTGGCACACCAGCTAGAGACCCAGAGCCAGCAACTTCAGCAGGAGGTGCGAGAGCATCAAACCACTGAAACCACCATCGAGCGCCAACTGCACCACACCCTGTTGCTCAAGCAAATTACCCAGGAAATTCGCCAGAGCCTGGATATTGACCAGATTTTCCAAACGGCAGTTGTGCAAATTGGCCAAGCCCTTCAGGTGAATCGCTGCATCATTCACGCCTACAGTGCCCACTTATTTCCCCCCATCATGCCCGTGGCTGAATACCGGGAGCCAGACATTCCCTCGGCGATGGGGTGGTCTATTCCGCTGCGGGACAATCCCTATGTCGAGGTTGTTTTAGCCCGCGATCACGCGATCGCGTCCCCAACCGTTGCAACCGATCCCCTCCTGCTACCGGTGGCCAGCATCTATCAGCCGATGGCGATCAAATCCCTGCTGACGGTGCGCACCTCTTACAAAGGGGAAGCCAATGGCCTGATCAGCGTCCATCAATGCGATCGCGAACGCCACTGGAGCGCGGCGGAAGTCGAACTGCTGGAGGCAGTGGCTGCCCAGGTGGGGATTGCCATTGCCCAGGCCCAACTGCTAGAGCAAGAAAAGCGTCAGCGCCTCGAACTCGATCAACAAAACCTGCAACTGCAACAGGAAATCCGCGAACGGCAGCGGATGGATGCCATCCTCAAGGGGCATAACCATATTTTGGAACTGATCGCCCAAGGGGTACCGCTGGCGGAGGTGTTCACCGCCCTTGCTCAGTTTATCGAATGCTGGTCTGATGGGGCACTGTGTTCGTTCCATCTCTATGATGCCGATCAGGGCCAGTTGGTAGGAGGAATTGCGCCGAGTTTGCCGTCGGCGTTCACCCAGGCGATCGCGACCCTGCCGATCGGTCCGACAGCCACTGCCTCTGGGGCTGCTGCCTATTACAAACGGTCGATCACCACCCAGAACATTGCCACCGATCCGATCTGGGCTGACTGGTGCGAGCTTGCCCTGAGCCAGGGGATACAGGCGTGCTGGGCCATGCCCTTGCTGTCCACGGATGCGGATATCCTCGGCACCTTTGCCCTTTACTACCGTCGGCCCCATACCCCCAGTACTAGGGATCAGGCCCTGATTCCTCGCGTTGCCTACCTCGCCAAAGTGGCGATCGAACGCCATCGCAGTGAACAAACCTATCGCGAAATTTTTGAAGCTTCCTACGATGGCTTTATTGTCTACGATATTGAGACAGGGGCGATTTTAGATGTCAACCAACGGGTCTGCGAACTGTATGGCTTTAGCCGTGAAGCCTTACTCCAACTGCGGTGGCAGGACCTCAACCGGGGTCTGACTGCCGATGACCAGGCGGAGCTACTGGCCTGGGTGCGTCAGGTGCCCGCGGGAGAAATCCGTACCTTTGAGTGTCAGAGCCAACGGGCGGATGGCGATCGCTTTTGGAGTGAGGTCATTCTCAAAGCCGCGATCATCGGTGGCAAAAAACGGTTGCTGTCGATCGAACGGGATATTAGCGATCGCAAGCGCACCGAAACGGACCTACAACAGGCCAAAGAGGCGGCGGAAGCGGCCAATCGCGCCAAGAGTACCTTCCTGGCCAACATGAGCCATGAACTGCGCACTCCCTTAAATGCCATTCTGGGATTTGCCCAACTGTTAGCCTATGATCCCGGTCTCAACCCAGAGCAGAAGGAAGAACTGATGATTATCAGCCGTAGTGGTGAACATCTGCTCGAACTGATCAATGACATTCTGGATCTTTCTAAAATTGAGGCAGGGCGGCTGACGCTTAATGAAAACTGCTTTCATCTGCCCCGTTTTCTGGATGGTCTGGAAAAAATGATGCAACTCAAGGCGGAGTCGAAGGGGCTACGCTTTGCCTTCGATCTGGCCCCCGATCTGCCGACGATCGTCCAGATCGATGAAGGTAAACTTCGCCAAGTGCTGATCAACCTCCTGGGCAATGCCATCAAATTTACGGAGCAGGGAGAGGTCATCCTGCGCGTTTGGGTAGAAGCAGAGACTCCTAGCCGCCGCGCTACCGCCCCCGATTCACACTGCGCCCCGACTCCCCAAACGGCTCACCGGCCTGATCCTGACCCAGACCTACCGTCGCCCATTGCCTACTATCTCGCCTTTGAGATTGAAGACACCGGCCCTGGCATTGCTGCTAGTGAATTGGATAGCTTGTTCAACGCCTTTGTCCAAACCGAGGCGGGTCGCAAGTCCCAGCAAGGCAGTGGCTTGGGCCTAGCCATTAGCCGCCAATTTGTCCAACTTATGGGTGGTGAAATGGCGGTCCAGAGTCGCCTGGGGCAGGGGAGTTGTTTTTATTTTTATATTCCCGTTGTGGTCAATGAAGCCACTACGGTGTCTGAGGTAATCGAGAACGCTCAAGATAGCCGGGTACAGCGATCGCCTATCACCCTGGTGGCTAATCAGACGCACTATCGCCTCCTAGTGGTGGACGATCACTGGGAAAGCCGTAAACTGCTGGTGAAGTTGCTCACCGATTTGGGGTTTGAAGTGCGGGAAGCGGTCAATGGGGAAGAGGCGATCGAACGCTGGCAACAGTGGCAGCCCCATTTGATCTGGATGGATGTCCGGATGCCAGACATGAGTGGCTACGAGGTCACCCGGCGGATTCGCCATCAGGAGCAACGCCAGATGACCCGCTATCCCGTCGCCGTATATCCGATGGGCGATCAGTTCCCTACCGCCCCCATCAATCCATCGGCTGTGTTGGCCAGCGATCGCGCCGCATCGCCGCCGGAGAATCGTCCCCTTGCCCCGCCAACCCCTACTAAGATCATTGCCTTAACCGCCAGTGCCTTTGCCGATGAGCATAACCAGGCCCTAGCGGCTGGCTGCGACGATCTGCTCCGTAAACCTTTCAGTCGAGCCAAGGTGTTAGAGAAGCTCAGCCAACACTTGGGCGTCCAATTCCAAGCCCCCGCTGTGCCCGCCCTACCTAATGGGACGGCTCCTCCCACTCCGAACCAGGGAGCGGTTTCTCCCATTGGGACGGTCGCTGCGATCGAGGGGTTGCGAACCATGCCGAGCGCCTGGATTGAGTCGCTCCACCAAGCGGCGCGGCAGGTCAACGCCAAAAAAATCACAAAACTGATCGAATCCATGCCCTCAGAGCATACGGCACTGGCCCAAACCCTGAAGGAAATGGTTGACAACTTTCGTTTCGATCAAATTGTTGATCTTACCAACACCGCACTGCCTTATGGAAAATCATCCTCCTGA
- the xth gene encoding exodeoxyribonuclease III — translation MKITTWNVNSVRTRLAHVLDWLQANPVEVLCLQETKVTDDQFPRAALEAAGYQVYVSGQKSYNGVALISRSPLAEVAAGFGPVLGEATAASFDAQKRVITGVTAEGVRVVNLYVPNGSAIGSDKYDYKLRWLATLRSYLQALLAASPLICVCGDFNIAPTDRDIYDPVGRETHIMASDAERQALAAVLDLGFADAFRKFTAEGGHFSWWDYRAASFRRNQGWRIDHHYLTPALYEQAIACTIDRTPRQWEKPSDHAPVTVEFGSLSLDQ, via the coding sequence ATGAAAATCACAACCTGGAATGTCAACTCGGTGCGGACCCGGCTGGCCCATGTGCTGGACTGGCTACAGGCCAATCCAGTGGAGGTCCTCTGTCTCCAGGAAACGAAGGTGACGGATGACCAATTTCCGCGTGCAGCACTTGAAGCAGCCGGCTACCAGGTCTATGTGTCGGGTCAAAAAAGTTATAACGGGGTGGCCTTGATCAGCCGATCGCCCCTGGCTGAGGTCGCCGCCGGCTTTGGCCCCGTGTTGGGGGAGGCGACTGCGGCCAGCTTCGATGCACAGAAGCGGGTAATTACGGGCGTCACGGCAGAGGGGGTACGGGTGGTGAATCTGTATGTCCCCAATGGCTCGGCGATCGGCAGCGATAAGTACGACTACAAACTGCGCTGGCTAGCAACCCTGCGGTCTTACCTCCAAGCCCTGCTTGCAGCTTCACCGTTGATCTGTGTCTGTGGTGACTTTAACATTGCCCCAACGGATCGAGATATCTACGATCCTGTGGGCCGAGAAACCCATATTATGGCCTCGGATGCAGAACGCCAGGCCCTAGCAGCCGTACTGGATTTGGGCTTTGCGGATGCCTTTCGCAAGTTTACGGCGGAGGGTGGCCACTTTAGTTGGTGGGACTATCGGGCCGCATCGTTTCGTCGCAATCAGGGATGGCGCATTGATCACCACTATTTAACCCCGGCGCTCTACGAGCAGGCTATCGCTTGTACGATCGATCGCACCCCCCGCCAATGGGAGAAACCCAGCGATCATGCCCCTGTGACCGTTGAGTTTGGATCGTTGAGTTTAGACCAATGA
- a CDS encoding ribonuclease Z yields MQITFLGTSSGVPTRSRNVSSIGLRLPQRAEVWLFDCGEGTQHQLLRSDLKLSQISRIFITHMHGDHIFGLMGLLASYGLAGNPTAIDLYGPRPLKDYLRACERYSQTRLSFPVNIHAVEPGVIYEDDEFLVTCAPLTHRIPAFGYRVVEKDRPGHFDVSKAQAMGIPPGPIYGRLKRGETVILEDGRRLQGQDFCGPTEIGRKFVYCTDTIYCDQAVALAQDADVLVHEATFAHQDAELAYQRLHSTSTMAAQVALAAQVHCLIMTHFSPRYAPGNAIVLNDLLQEARMIFANTQMAYDFMTYEINRRSYGQSK; encoded by the coding sequence TTGCAAATTACATTTCTTGGTACCAGTTCAGGTGTTCCTACCCGTAGCCGCAATGTTTCCAGTATTGGCCTGCGACTGCCACAGCGAGCTGAAGTCTGGCTGTTTGACTGTGGCGAAGGGACCCAACATCAATTACTGCGCAGTGATCTTAAACTGAGTCAGATCAGCCGTATTTTTATCACCCACATGCATGGTGATCATATTTTTGGCTTGATGGGGCTACTGGCCAGCTACGGCTTGGCAGGCAATCCCACGGCGATCGATCTGTATGGTCCCCGACCGTTAAAAGACTACCTGCGGGCCTGTGAGCGTTATTCCCAAACGCGCCTTTCCTTCCCCGTCAATATCCATGCGGTTGAACCCGGTGTTATCTATGAAGACGATGAATTCCTGGTAACCTGCGCTCCCTTGACCCATCGGATACCTGCCTTTGGCTACCGGGTGGTTGAGAAAGATCGTCCTGGACACTTCGACGTGAGCAAAGCGCAGGCAATGGGCATTCCACCGGGACCAATCTACGGTCGCTTAAAGCGTGGGGAAACGGTCATCCTGGAGGATGGACGACGCTTGCAAGGGCAGGATTTTTGCGGACCAACCGAAATTGGTCGGAAGTTTGTCTACTGTACCGATACAATTTATTGTGACCAAGCGGTAGCCTTAGCCCAAGATGCAGATGTTTTAGTCCATGAGGCCACCTTTGCCCATCAAGATGCGGAATTAGCCTATCAACGATTACATTCAACTTCAACAATGGCGGCTCAGGTAGCGCTTGCTGCCCAAGTCCACTGCTTGATCATGACTCACTTCAGTCCCCGCTATGCACCGGGCAACGCGATCGTCTTGAATGATTTACTCCAGGAAGCACGGATGATTTTTGCCAATACCCAAATGGCGTATGACTTTATGACCTATGAGATTAATCGTCGTTCCTATGGTCAATCCAAATAA
- a CDS encoding NAD-dependent epimerase, protein MATILVTGAAGFIGFYVSQRLLDRGETVLGLDNLNPYYDVQLKRDRLAQLQTHANFQFYLLDLADREAIAALFATHAPDRVIHLAAQAGVRYSLENPHAYVDSNLVGFVNILEGCRHHQVAHLVYASSSSVYGANRVIPFAVQHNVDHPVSLYAATKKANELMAHTYSHLYQLPTTGLRFFTVYGPWGRPDMAYFKFTQAILAGRPIDVFNYGKMRRDFTYIDDIVEGVVRVLDQVPVADPTYQADQSDPSRSHAPYRIYNIGNHQPVALLDFIAELEIALGQSAEKNFLPMQPGDVVETYADITALKDAVGFEPKTPIAVGLARFVEWYRSYYL, encoded by the coding sequence ATGGCAACAATTTTGGTAACGGGGGCAGCAGGGTTTATTGGTTTTTATGTGAGTCAGCGTCTTCTCGATCGCGGTGAAACGGTGCTGGGACTCGATAACCTCAATCCGTATTATGATGTCCAACTTAAGCGCGATCGTCTAGCCCAATTGCAAACCCATGCAAATTTTCAGTTTTACCTCTTAGATCTAGCCGATCGGGAAGCGATCGCGGCATTGTTTGCAACCCATGCGCCCGATCGTGTCATTCATCTTGCGGCGCAAGCCGGTGTCCGGTATTCCCTAGAAAATCCCCACGCTTATGTGGATAGTAATCTTGTTGGGTTTGTCAATATTTTAGAAGGATGCCGTCATCACCAGGTAGCCCATTTGGTGTATGCCTCTTCCAGTTCGGTTTATGGAGCGAATCGGGTAATTCCCTTTGCGGTTCAGCATAATGTAGACCATCCAGTAAGCCTTTATGCTGCCACTAAAAAAGCCAATGAACTGATGGCCCATACCTACAGTCATCTGTACCAATTACCCACAACTGGGCTGCGCTTTTTTACGGTGTATGGTCCTTGGGGACGACCCGATATGGCCTATTTTAAGTTTACCCAGGCCATTCTGGCAGGACGCCCGATCGACGTATTTAACTATGGTAAAATGCGTCGAGATTTTACCTATATTGATGATATTGTGGAAGGGGTCGTTCGGGTCCTTGATCAGGTGCCAGTTGCTGACCCAACCTATCAAGCCGATCAATCTGATCCCAGTCGCAGTCATGCGCCCTATCGGATTTATAATATTGGCAACCATCAGCCCGTGGCGCTTTTAGACTTCATTGCGGAACTAGAAATAGCTTTGGGACAATCAGCGGAGAAAAACTTCCTACCCATGCAGCCGGGGGATGTGGTGGAAACCTATGCAGATATTACGGCTCTGAAAGACGCTGTTGGATTTGAACCGAAAACCCCGATCGCGGTTGGTCTGGCTCGTTTTGTCGAGTGGTACCGCAGTTACTATCTCTAG
- a CDS encoding GGDEF domain-containing response regulator produces MENHPPEYSKGNILIVDDTPDNLRFLSNMLTRQGYEVRSVINGPMALMGVQAAPPDLILLDINMPNMNGYEVCQALKNDAQTADIPVIFISALDDVIDKVRAFAIGGADYITKPFQLEEVLARINNQLAVRRLQQLLKAKNEQLQREIEEHQRAETALQAANQQLQYLATTDELTQVANRRYFYKYLQEQWQALAQAQQPLSIILCDVDHFKTFNDTYGHLAGDECLRHIAQAIRTTLKRKSDLVGRYGGEEFILLLPYTDATGAFDVATAVLAAIRSLKIKHEPASATGYVTVSLGVSSVIPDLNTSPDSLIKVADTALYAAKAQGRNCVMLKTTDLLFS; encoded by the coding sequence ATGGAAAATCATCCTCCTGAGTATTCCAAAGGCAATATCTTGATCGTGGATGACACGCCAGATAACCTGCGTTTCCTGTCTAACATGCTGACCCGCCAGGGATACGAGGTGCGTAGCGTGATCAATGGTCCAATGGCACTGATGGGGGTGCAGGCTGCCCCACCTGACCTAATCCTGCTCGATATCAATATGCCCAATATGAATGGGTATGAGGTTTGCCAAGCTCTCAAAAACGATGCTCAGACCGCAGATATTCCGGTTATTTTTATTAGTGCGCTGGATGATGTGATTGATAAAGTCCGAGCCTTCGCGATCGGAGGCGCAGACTACATTACAAAACCGTTCCAATTAGAAGAAGTACTGGCGCGGATCAATAACCAACTGGCTGTGCGACGGTTGCAACAGCTACTTAAGGCGAAAAATGAACAACTGCAGCGAGAAATTGAGGAACATCAACGGGCTGAGACTGCCCTCCAGGCCGCTAACCAACAGCTCCAGTACCTGGCAACGACGGATGAATTAACCCAAGTTGCCAATCGGCGTTATTTTTATAAGTATCTCCAGGAACAGTGGCAAGCCCTGGCTCAAGCTCAGCAACCTCTTTCTATTATTCTGTGCGATGTGGATCATTTCAAAACCTTTAATGATACCTATGGCCACCTGGCGGGCGATGAGTGTTTACGGCATATTGCCCAGGCCATTCGTACGACGTTGAAACGGAAGTCCGATCTGGTGGGTCGCTACGGCGGAGAAGAGTTTATTCTCTTATTACCATATACCGATGCGACGGGGGCTTTTGACGTTGCAACAGCCGTGCTAGCGGCCATTCGCTCCTTAAAAATCAAGCATGAACCGGCGTCAGCAACGGGATATGTTACAGTTAGCCTCGGCGTTTCCAGCGTAATTCCAGACCTCAATACCAGCCCAGATAGTTTGATTAAAGTTGCTGATACAGCTCTCTATGCAGCTAAGGCCCAGGGTCGGAATTGCGTCATGCTAAAAACAACGGACTTGCTCTTCTCCTGA
- a CDS encoding M67 family metallopeptidase, producing the protein MLYLTPAQQQEIRHHAEQTYNEECCGILLGEHHWQGDQLHKYVRQIIPVTNQWQAEIATELNELAASDPKSLTKSQRYWIAPQDLLMAQRQARDLGLVIIGIYHSHPDYPAVPSERDRACAWSGYSYVIVAVEQGTAQELRSWTLDKQHQFQPEAIVSGIQSLPQS; encoded by the coding sequence ATGTTGTATCTCACCCCAGCCCAGCAGCAAGAAATTCGACATCATGCTGAACAAACTTATAATGAAGAATGTTGTGGCATTTTGTTAGGTGAACACCATTGGCAAGGGGATCAACTGCATAAATATGTGCGTCAAATCATCCCAGTCACGAATCAATGGCAGGCAGAGATCGCGACGGAACTGAACGAACTTGCGGCCTCCGATCCAAAATCCCTGACGAAGTCCCAACGCTATTGGATTGCTCCCCAGGATTTACTGATGGCTCAGCGACAGGCACGGGATCTGGGGTTGGTGATCATTGGCATTTACCACTCGCATCCGGATTATCCAGCGGTGCCCTCTGAACGCGATCGTGCCTGTGCTTGGTCGGGGTATTCCTATGTGATTGTGGCAGTGGAGCAGGGAACAGCCCAGGAATTGCGTAGTTGGACTCTGGATAAGCAACATCAATTTCAACCAGAAGCAATAGTTTCGGGGATACAGTCTTTACCTCAATCATAA
- a CDS encoding iron uptake porin: MKYRQCRERSALGVAIAGTVVAATLPILPLGAGNAIASEPLPQADSIPAESIAQDFQSREILSERNLVMDAVPSLLDLPFARIPRAEAPAFPATAPSGEAIGAGNQASPKPASLSPASPSFEAADGLGQITSVSQLSDVQPTDWAFQALQSLVERYGCIVGYPDGTFRGQRALSRYEFAAGLNACLDRINELIAAATADMATKEDLAKVQRLQEEFATELVSLRGRVDNLEARTAQLEATQFSTTTKLVGDAVFGLSSASGSEIDSSTIFSDRLRLGLNTTFSGQDLLFTRLQAANTTSFEESTGTPQSRLSFDGLTGDGNDVVLDTLRYQFFFNPKLRVTVSATGTKFDDIFATLNPEFSDNVVGSLSRFGQYNPLYRLGDGAGLGLNYDFSKSLNLSLAYFADDAGNSADKAGLFNGQFAALGQLTYQPNDRLGIGLAYSRYYAPGGQAQVSGGTGSVLANQPFAEAATAADVYALNATYRLGSRFNLSGWYGYTTAQGESSGFRGDRATIQNWAVTLGFLDLLARGNLAGIIFGQPPRVTDSDYRSDEAGSTYHVEAFYRFRFSERFALTPGFFVTNSPERDGNTVWVGTLRTSFSF; encoded by the coding sequence ATGAAATATAGGCAATGTCGAGAGCGATCGGCTCTGGGAGTTGCGATCGCGGGTACAGTAGTAGCCGCTACTTTACCGATTCTGCCCCTAGGAGCAGGTAATGCGATCGCGTCCGAGCCGTTACCACAGGCCGACAGTATACCCGCCGAGAGTATAGCCCAAGATTTCCAAAGTCGGGAAATTCTGAGCGAGAGAAATTTGGTTATGGATGCGGTGCCCAGCCTCCTGGACCTGCCGTTTGCCCGCATCCCCCGTGCCGAGGCCCCCGCCTTCCCTGCGACGGCTCCCTCTGGTGAGGCGATCGGGGCTGGTAATCAAGCATCACCTAAGCCAGCATCCCTTAGCCCAGCCTCACCGAGCTTTGAAGCTGCCGATGGTTTGGGCCAGATCACCTCGGTGAGCCAATTATCCGATGTGCAACCGACGGACTGGGCCTTCCAAGCCCTGCAATCCCTGGTGGAACGGTATGGTTGTATTGTGGGCTATCCCGACGGGACCTTCCGAGGGCAACGGGCACTGAGCCGCTATGAATTTGCTGCGGGCTTGAATGCCTGCCTCGATCGCATCAATGAGTTGATCGCGGCAGCGACGGCGGACATGGCCACCAAGGAAGACCTCGCCAAGGTGCAACGCTTGCAGGAGGAATTCGCCACGGAACTGGTCTCCCTACGGGGCCGGGTGGATAATCTAGAGGCACGAACGGCCCAACTGGAGGCAACCCAATTCTCGACCACGACCAAGCTGGTGGGGGACGCCGTGTTTGGCTTGAGTAGCGCTAGTGGCAGTGAAATCGATAGCAGTACGATTTTTAGCGATCGCCTGCGATTGGGTCTGAATACCACCTTTTCCGGTCAAGATCTGCTCTTTACTCGCCTACAAGCCGCGAATACGACTTCCTTTGAGGAAAGTACGGGTACCCCCCAAAGTCGGCTCAGCTTTGACGGCTTGACCGGCGATGGCAATGATGTGGTCCTGGATACCCTGCGTTACCAGTTTTTCTTTAACCCGAAACTGCGGGTAACGGTGAGTGCCACGGGAACGAAATTTGACGATATTTTTGCGACCCTCAATCCCGAATTTTCCGACAATGTTGTCGGTAGTCTTTCCCGCTTTGGCCAATACAATCCCCTCTATCGCCTGGGGGATGGGGCGGGCTTGGGTCTGAACTATGACTTCAGTAAATCGCTGAATCTTTCCCTAGCCTATTTTGCCGATGATGCGGGGAATTCGGCGGATAAAGCCGGGTTATTTAATGGTCAATTTGCGGCCCTAGGGCAGTTAACCTATCAACCCAACGATCGTCTTGGGATCGGCCTAGCCTATAGCCGCTACTATGCCCCCGGCGGTCAGGCCCAGGTATCGGGGGGGACGGGCAGTGTGTTGGCGAATCAACCGTTTGCAGAGGCCGCCACGGCAGCCGATGTCTATGCTCTGAATGCAACCTATCGCCTGGGTTCACGGTTTAATCTCTCCGGTTGGTATGGTTATACCACTGCTCAGGGAGAATCCAGTGGCTTTAGGGGCGATCGGGCCACGATCCAAAACTGGGCTGTGACTTTAGGTTTCCTAGATCTCTTAGCCAGAGGAAATCTGGCAGGAATCATCTTCGGCCAACCCCCACGGGTAACAGACAGTGACTATCGTTCGGATGAGGCAGGCAGTACCTACCATGTTGAAGCCTTCTATCGGTTCCGATTCAGCGAACGTTTTGCCCTCACGCCCGGTTTTTTTGTTACGAATAGCCCGGAACGGGACGGAAATACCGTCTGGGTCGGCACGCTGCGTACTAGCTTTAGCTTCTAA
- the ureG gene encoding urease accessory protein UreG: MTALRIGVAGPVGSGKTALVDILCKTLRQQYQIAVVTNDIYTQEDANFLVRSQALPADRIIGVETGGCPHTAIREDASINLVAIAELEQRFPTLDLLFVESGGDNLAATFSPELVDLTLYVIDVAAGDKIPRKGGPGITKSDLLVINKTDLAPLVGADLAVMERDAKAMRGDKPFVFTNLKTQTGVDAIVNFIQHHLIA, from the coding sequence ATGACAGCCTTACGGATTGGAGTCGCGGGTCCAGTGGGGTCGGGGAAAACGGCTCTAGTGGATATTCTGTGTAAAACTTTGCGGCAGCAGTATCAGATCGCGGTTGTGACCAATGATATTTACACCCAAGAAGACGCTAACTTTCTGGTACGGAGTCAGGCGTTGCCTGCCGATCGCATTATTGGCGTTGAAACAGGCGGCTGTCCCCATACCGCGATCCGGGAAGATGCCTCCATTAACCTCGTCGCGATTGCCGAGCTAGAGCAGCGATTCCCAACCCTAGATTTGCTCTTCGTTGAAAGCGGCGGCGATAATTTGGCGGCAACGTTCAGCCCGGAGTTGGTGGATTTAACCCTGTACGTGATTGATGTGGCTGCCGGGGACAAAATTCCCCGCAAAGGCGGCCCCGGCATCACCAAGTCCGATCTGCTGGTGATTAACAAAACTGATCTAGCGCCCCTCGTTGGGGCTGATCTGGCGGTTATGGAGCGGGATGCCAAGGCCATGCGCGGCGATAAACCCTTTGTCTTTACCAACCTGAAGACCCAGACTGGCGTTGACGCGATCGTGAACTTTATCCAACACCATCTGATCGCGTAG